Below is a window of Tolypothrix bouteillei VB521301 DNA.
AACTTTTTGATGAAAATGGTACACCGATCGCAGAACTGTTAGAATTACCTCCCAAAGGACACCGACGCATGAGCGATAACCCTCACGCTAATGGTGGTCTTTTACTGCGCGATTTGAAAATGCCTGACTTCCGCGATTATGCGATCGATGTTACCGAAGTTGGCAGAACAATTGGTGAAGCCACAAAGGTATCTGGAAAGTTTTTGCGAGATGTGATGAAACGCAACTTAGATAGCGCTAACTTCCGCATCTTTGGTCCTGACGAAACCAAATCAAATCGCTTAGATGCTATTTTTGAAGTGACAGACCGGACTTGGCTAGCTGAGAAGTATCCCTATGATGATGCCCTATCACCCGATGGTAGAATCATGGAGATTCTGAGCGAAACAACGTGTCAGGGTTGGTTGGAAGGATACCTTTTGACGGGTCGCCACGGGTTCTTCTCCTGCTACGAGGCGTTTATCCATATCGTAGACTCCATGTTTAACCAGCACGCCAAGTGGCTTGACACCTGCCATCATATTCCTTGGCGCAGACCAATTGCTTCTCTCAATTACCTGCTCACATCTCACGTTTGGCGTCAAGACCATAACGGTTTCTCTCACCAAGACCCCGGTTTTCTTGACCTAGTGGTCAACAAGAAAGCAAATGTAATTCGGATATATTTACCACCTGATGCCAATTGCTTGTTGTCTGTAACCGACCATTGCTTGCGAAGCCGCAACTATATCAACGTCATCGTCGCTGGAAAACAACCCGCATTGCAATACCTTCCCATGGATGCGGCGATCAAACACTGCACCAAAGGCTTAAGTATTTGGGATTGGGCAAGTAACGACCAAGGTGGAGAACCAGACGTAGTGATGGCGTGTGCGGGAGATATTCCTACACTAGAAACCTTAGCAGCTGTAGACATTCTGCGGCAAAACTTCCCCGATCTCAAGGTACGGGTAGTGAACGTTGTAGATTTAATGAAACTCCAGCCCGCAAGCGAACATCCCCACGGACTTAGCGACGCTGACTTTGACAGCATTTTCACAACTGACAAACCAATTATCTTTGCCTTCCACGGTTATCCTTGGTTGATTCACCGTTTAAGCTACCGTCGCCAGAACCATGCAAACCTCCACGTAAGGGGTTACAAGGAAGAAGGAACAACAACTACACCTTTTGACATGGTAGTCCTCAACGATTTAGACCGCTTCCACCTAGCTATGGACGCCATTAATCGCGTACCACAACTGGGATACAAAGCAGCTTACGTGAAGCAGGCACTGCAAGACAAGCTCATTGAGCACAAACACTACATTCACAAGTACGGCGAAGATATGCCAGAAATTCGTGAATGGAAGTGGCCGTACTAGAGGAATTTGTTAGTGGTTGGTGGTTTTTTTAACAACTAGCCATTAACGACTAACAACTAACCCTCCCTTACAAATCTTAAAAGATGTCAATTAAACTTGGCTTTCGCTAACATACATTGGCAGGATTGGGTCAAGAAGGGACTGAGGATTCGGACAAATTCCCAATCCCTAACTCCCAATCCCAATCCCGAAACAGGAGGTTTCATCTTGAGTAAGCTGAAAGTTGGCATCAATGGATTTGGTCGTATTGGGCGACTTGTGTTTCGTGCTGGTATCGATAACCCCAACATTGAGTTTGTTGGCATAAACGACCTCGTACCACCAGATAACTTGGCATACCTGTTGAAGTACGATTCAACTCACGGTAGTTATAAGGGTCAGGTCGAGGCAAAGGAAGATGGCATTGTTGTCAATGGACGTTTCATTCCTTGCGTGTCGGTTCGTAACCCTGCAGAGTTACCTTGGGGTAAATTAGGTGCAGATTATGTTGTGGAATCTACGGGTTTATTTACTACCTTTGAAGGTGCTGCAAACCACCTGCAAGCAGGAGCCAAGAGAGTTATAATCTCTGCTCCCACTAAAGATCCGGAGAAAGTTCCTACCCTATTAGTAGGTGTAAACCATCACCTATTCGATCCAGCAAAAGATACTGTTGTCTCCAATGCTAGTTGTACTACGAACTGTTTAGCCCCCGTTGCTAAAGTACTGAATGACAAATTTGGATTAACCGAAGGGTTAATGACGACAGTTCATGCTATGACTGCGACCCAGCCCACCGTAGACGGTCCGAGTAAAAAGGACTGGAGGGGAGGACGAGGTGCTGCTCAGAACATCATTCCTTCTTCTACAGGTGCAGCAAAAGCAGTCGCACTGGTTTTACCAGAATTGAAAGGCAAGTTAACCGGTATGGCATTCCGAGTTCCTACTCCCGATGTCTCTGTTGTTGATTTGACATTCAAAACTTTATCAGCTACCAGTTACAAAGAAATCTGTGCTGCTATGAAAGAGGCTTCTGAAGGCGCTCTAAAAGGAATTTTAGGCTACACGGAAGACGAAGTGGTTTCTACAGATTTTCAGGGCGATTCCCATTCCAGTATTTTTGATGCTGGTGCTGGGATCGAATTGAACTCTAATTTCTTTAAGGTTGTTGCTTGGTACGACAACGAGTGGGGTTACTCAAATCGTGTCATTGACTTGATGTTGGCTATGGCACAAAAAGAAGGTTTGTTAGAACGGACTGCTGTAGCAGTTTAACAAGCCACAGCTATCAGTTATCACCCTTGCTGGATAACTGATAGCTGTTTGCAATTCTATGAATTTTACAAATATTTACATACTTAGCTGTATAAAACAAGTTCGGAAACCTGAAATTGAACCTACAATGTAGGCGGTTATTAAAGATGAGGATACATAGAATAATATTTTTGGCAAGAGTAATATTACTTGATTGATTTAATGTCAAAAATTTGCATTAATTTAGTCAGTACTGAAGTTGATTTCTCTCAACCTTATATTTTCTCTTGAACAGAGGTCTTCAAGAAAGGTTTCTCCCCTAAAAAAATAGGGGATGAGGACAACAGAGAATTTTTATGGCTGGAATTCAAAAATACTTTATTATGCGAAGAACCAAAATTATTTGTACTGTCGGACCTGCTACATCTACACCAGAAAGACTCCAATCTTTGGTGGATGCAGGTATGAATGTGGCAAGACTAAACTTCTCTCATGGAGAACACGCCTTTCACGGTCAAACCATCAAATATCTCAGGCAAATTAGTAGTGCAACACAGAAGCCTCTTGCTCTCATGCAAGATTTGTGCGGTCCCAAAATTCGTTTGGGAGTTTTACCACAAGAAGGGATTACTGTAGAGGCGGGTCAAGAAGTAACTTTTGTGCTGCAAAAAGAAGGCAAAAGTGCTGACGAAATCCCCCTACCATTGCCAACTCTGTTTGCAATGGTTCGACGCGGCGAACCAATTCTCATTAATGATGGTCGCATCAAAGTGATTGTTTGCGATCGCGATGCGGATCGGATTCGAGCACAGGTCATCATTGGCGGTTTGATATCCAGTAACAAAGGCGTAAACTTACCAGAAACGCGTTTACCTGTAACCTCCATTACAGAAAAAGACTTAAGCGATTTGCGTTTTGGGATTCAATTAGGTGTAGATTTAGTGGCAGTATCCTTTGTGCGATCGCCCCAAGACTTAGAACCAGCACAAAGGATGATTGAAGGAGCAAATGCAAATATTCGCATCATTGCCAAAATTGAAAGACGAGAAGCAGTAGAGAATATTGATGAAATTATAGAAGTCGCTGACGGAATTATGGTAGCTCGTGGCGATCTCGGAGTAGAAATGCCCATCGAGCAAGTACCCCTAATTCAAAAAGATATTATTCTCCGATGTAACCGTGCGGGTAAACCCGTCATTACCGCCACACAAATGTTGGAATCGATGATTAGCGCCCCCGATCCCACCCGTGCAGAAGTCACCGATGTTGCCAACTCAATTTTAGATGGGACTGATGCAGTCATGCTGTCAGGAGAAACTGCTGTAGGACAATACCCGGTAGCAGCCGTCAAAATGATGCACAGTGTTGCTGTAAGAACGGAAAATTCTCTCAAAGAAGGAGCACGTCAAGCCTTATGGAATTACGATGCGGGAAGTTTGAGTGTTACTGAATCTTTAGCCGAAGCCGTTTGTCGCATCGCCTATGAAACAGGTGCTAAAGCAATTGTTTGTCACTCTTCAAGTGGCAATACAGCAAGGCTCATTTCTAAATACCGTCCAACAACTCCAATTCTTGCTCTGACCCCTTGCGACACCCCTTACCGTCAGCTAGCACTTTCTTGGGGTATAGAACCTTTACTCATCCAATCCGTTTATACCGCCGAAGAGATGTTGATAAATGTGGAAAAAACTCTTTTAGAGACGGAGCTGATTCAACAAGGGGATAGAGTCGTCATTACCTCAGGCGTACCCATTGGTAAGTCAGGAACTACAAGCTTAGTGAAAGTGCATACCATAGGACAGCCTATTTCAGCTTAAGCAGCTATCATTTGCGTACAGCATAACGGATGAAAAAAGGATTGGCGATTGATTTCCCAGTTACCAATCTCCAGTCCCCAGTCGCTGATTAAAGAAAGTCAAAAATGTAGAAGAACAATTGGTTCGTTGACCGCGATTAGAAATCGCCGCTACACAAACGAAGTCCCTCCCTTGTATCTCAGGAGCGGAGACGCTATGTGCAAGGCAGACGCTCTCGTCGCTATCGCGACACGCTTCGCGATGCCTTTGGGCTATACCCGCCAGAGCTATACGCCAGTTCCCAGGGCGTGGGAAACCCGCCTACTTTCTCTGGACTCACCACCTAATGGGACTTAAATATGAACTCCGCCGATGCGGACTTGGTTTGTATAGCTTCAGAATAGAATTCTGAAGGCAATTGGCACTCTTTGGGATGCTCCCGTCTTTATGTATTTAGAGCGCTAAAGGCAATTTTAATGTTAAACTGAATTTTAGTATTAAAAAAATAATGTAAGATGTCTAAATCAATTAGCATTACTGACTCAAGAAATGAACTTCTTCAATTACCCGAACAGTTAGGTAATGAACCTGTAATAGTTACTAATCAAGGTTTGCCAGTTATGGTAGCTATTAGCTATGAGCAATATATTTCTATGTTAGAAACTATGGAAATTTTATCCGATCCAGAATTTAAAGAACAATTAATAGCTGGAATTCAAGAAGACCGAGAAGGTCAAAGGGTAAGTTGGGCAGAAGCCATGAAAGAATTAGAATGGTAAATGATGGAATATGAAATTGAGTTTATTCCTTTAGCTATTGAATTACTGAAAAAGGTTAAAGACCAAAGAGAACAAAAAGCACTCCGTCAAAAAATTGAAAAACTGAAAATAGAACCAGAAAAACAGGGTAAAGCTCTTACAGGTCAGTTTCAAGGCTATCGTAGTGTAAGGGCAGTTGGTCAACGCTATCGTATTGTTTATCGTGTCGATCGAAATAGAATTATTGTTGTAATTGTAGGTGTTGGAATGCGTCGGGAAGGTGAGAGACAGGATATTTATGCTATTTTAGAAAATGAGTTAGACGAAGAATAAAGAGATTATTTCACACCCCTTTAATTTTACTCCTGATTTCACACCTATCTTTGACTGGAGTTCCCAGGAGCTTTTGATTTCTCTCCTCTTCCCTCTATGTACTCTTGGAAGTACTACGTTAAATAATTACATACGTAGAGAGAGTACCAAAGGTTATATTATCAGAATTGGAATGACATTAACCACCTTAGCAGGGCTAAGAATGCCTAAGGCGGCTCCTCTCAACGCTCATAAAGACTCGTAGGAGGGTGGTTTCCCTACACGTAGTTCAAAAACCAAATCAGATTCCGGGATAATTCCAAACTGGGCTATTGATGACAGATATTGTGCTCTACCTTACAGTATTTGGGCTCGCCGGCTTGTCTTTTCTATTTGCGGTAAGCAGTTACGAGCAACAAAATCTTAAAAAAAACAAACAAAATGGGGATTTCCAAACAATACTATTGACCATTGACTAAGAACTATCTAATTTTTGAGGTTTGTATCTTAAGTTAATTCAAGCTATTGCGGAAGTTTATAGATTTGAGATGAAGTTCCAATTGCCAACAAGTTTGATAGAGATTGAGAACGATGTCACCTGTTCTCAGTGCAATCTAAGATGGTAAGAGGTGGATAGGTACTGTTAAGACGAGTAACGTTGTTTTTGTGCAATAAGCCGTGTACGGCTCGCGCCAAGGGCGATAGCCGGGTACGGCTTGCGCCGAAGCGATCGCAAACCTAATAGGAGGATATATGTCTAA
It encodes the following:
- a CDS encoding phosphoketolase → MTLASRPQTKPLSDDELQKMNAYWRAANYLSVGQIYLLDNPLLKEPLKVEHIKPRLLGHWGTTPGLNFIYVHLNRIIKKYDLDMIYIAGPGHGGPGIVANTYLEGTYSKYYPNVSQDAEGIKKLFKQFSFPGGIGSHCTPEVPGSIHEGGELGYSLVHAYGAAFDNPDLIVACVIGDGEAETAALSASWHSNKFLNPVRDGAVIPILHLNGYKIANPTVLSRLSHKELESLFIGYGYKPYFVEGSDPETMHQLMAATLETITHEIKEIQEDVRNNGFSQRPQWPMIVLRSPKGWTGPKEVDGKKTEDYWRSHQVPFGELQGNPDHLRLLEEWLRSYKPEELFDENGTPIAELLELPPKGHRRMSDNPHANGGLLLRDLKMPDFRDYAIDVTEVGRTIGEATKVSGKFLRDVMKRNLDSANFRIFGPDETKSNRLDAIFEVTDRTWLAEKYPYDDALSPDGRIMEILSETTCQGWLEGYLLTGRHGFFSCYEAFIHIVDSMFNQHAKWLDTCHHIPWRRPIASLNYLLTSHVWRQDHNGFSHQDPGFLDLVVNKKANVIRIYLPPDANCLLSVTDHCLRSRNYINVIVAGKQPALQYLPMDAAIKHCTKGLSIWDWASNDQGGEPDVVMACAGDIPTLETLAAVDILRQNFPDLKVRVVNVVDLMKLQPASEHPHGLSDADFDSIFTTDKPIIFAFHGYPWLIHRLSYRRQNHANLHVRGYKEEGTTTTPFDMVVLNDLDRFHLAMDAINRVPQLGYKAAYVKQALQDKLIEHKHYIHKYGEDMPEIREWKWPY
- the gap gene encoding type I glyceraldehyde-3-phosphate dehydrogenase, with the protein product MSKLKVGINGFGRIGRLVFRAGIDNPNIEFVGINDLVPPDNLAYLLKYDSTHGSYKGQVEAKEDGIVVNGRFIPCVSVRNPAELPWGKLGADYVVESTGLFTTFEGAANHLQAGAKRVIISAPTKDPEKVPTLLVGVNHHLFDPAKDTVVSNASCTTNCLAPVAKVLNDKFGLTEGLMTTVHAMTATQPTVDGPSKKDWRGGRGAAQNIIPSSTGAAKAVALVLPELKGKLTGMAFRVPTPDVSVVDLTFKTLSATSYKEICAAMKEASEGALKGILGYTEDEVVSTDFQGDSHSSIFDAGAGIELNSNFFKVVAWYDNEWGYSNRVIDLMLAMAQKEGLLERTAVAV
- the pyk gene encoding pyruvate kinase; the encoded protein is MRRTKIICTVGPATSTPERLQSLVDAGMNVARLNFSHGEHAFHGQTIKYLRQISSATQKPLALMQDLCGPKIRLGVLPQEGITVEAGQEVTFVLQKEGKSADEIPLPLPTLFAMVRRGEPILINDGRIKVIVCDRDADRIRAQVIIGGLISSNKGVNLPETRLPVTSITEKDLSDLRFGIQLGVDLVAVSFVRSPQDLEPAQRMIEGANANIRIIAKIERREAVENIDEIIEVADGIMVARGDLGVEMPIEQVPLIQKDIILRCNRAGKPVITATQMLESMISAPDPTRAEVTDVANSILDGTDAVMLSGETAVGQYPVAAVKMMHSVAVRTENSLKEGARQALWNYDAGSLSVTESLAEAVCRIAYETGAKAIVCHSSSGNTARLISKYRPTTPILALTPCDTPYRQLALSWGIEPLLIQSVYTAEEMLINVEKTLLETELIQQGDRVVITSGVPIGKSGTTSLVKVHTIGQPISA
- a CDS encoding type II toxin-antitoxin system Phd/YefM family antitoxin, whose translation is MSKSISITDSRNELLQLPEQLGNEPVIVTNQGLPVMVAISYEQYISMLETMEILSDPEFKEQLIAGIQEDREGQRVSWAEAMKELEW
- a CDS encoding type II toxin-antitoxin system RelE family toxin — protein: MMEYEIEFIPLAIELLKKVKDQREQKALRQKIEKLKIEPEKQGKALTGQFQGYRSVRAVGQRYRIVYRVDRNRIIVVIVGVGMRREGERQDIYAILENELDEE